The following are from one region of the Coffea eugenioides isolate CCC68of chromosome 2, Ceug_1.0, whole genome shotgun sequence genome:
- the LOC113759997 gene encoding mini zinc finger protein 2-like → MAANILPIRDESVIFVRSMQCFYNHAACLNMFVVDGCEEFIAAGEDGTPEALICAACWCHRRFHQIVEFQVPIPAPLPPHENPEIQIPAEPVVELQFAEDAPNSPPPVEESSEEESNVGDLEEGSFDN, encoded by the coding sequence ATGGCAGCAAACATTCTTCCCATTCGTGATGAATCTGTGATTTTTGTGAGGTCTATGCAATGCTTTTACAATCATGCTGCATGCTTAAACATGTTTGTTGTTGATGGTTGCGAGGAATTTATCGCTGCTGGAGAGGATGGAACACCTGAAGCTCTCATTTGCGCTGCCTGTTGGTGCCATAGAAGGTTCCATCAAATTGTTGAGTTCCAGGTACCAATACCCGCCCCTCTTCCGCCACATGAAAATCCTGAAATTCAAATCCCAGCTGAGCCAGTTGTGGAGTTGCAATTTGCTGAAGATGCACCTAATAGTCCCCCACCAGTTGAGGAAAGCTCTGAAGAAGAATCAAATGTTGGTGATCTTGAAGAGGGGAGCTTCGATAATTAA
- the LOC113759998 gene encoding uncharacterized protein LOC113759998: protein MHSISLVAICEPKTLIANIDMIRMKVGMDFSIANLWGSIWVLYKSLFDCQMIGESNQHLTLSLRSQLLAEEIYFSFIHSKCTVQEREGLWIELLNDKPEVKPWFLVGDFNVILNAEKKRGGLPFRHAQGIELSQFMSLAEVGDAGFSGSRYTWCNNRKGILRVWKRLDRLLLNSAAMLMESNILVQHLGRNPSDHAPLLISASTRLDDKPRPFKFLNIWTTKPGFMDVINESWSISSPGSPLQVLSAKLRRVKQALRLWSRESVGDIFLAIRTVEHRVLEAEIDHDNHPLEKSLVAVQEARARLKHTLEVNEVIFSMDEESAAGPDGFTGKFFMSTWEVVAMDIQRAIVRFFCGTMLPRSVSATSIVLLPKIQCPQDFTQYRPISLCNFINKVISKILSFRLAKVLPHIISP, encoded by the exons ATGCACTCTATCTCTTTGGTAGCGATTTGTGAACCTAAGACTTTGATTGCAAACATTGATATGATTCGGATGAAGGTGGGGATGGATTTTTCTATTGCAAACCTGTGGGGTAGCATTTGGGTGCTTTATAAATCTTTATTTGATTGCCAAATGATAGGTGAGTCGAATCAACATCTCACTTTAAGCCTCCGATCTCAATTATTGGCTGAGGAGATCTActtttcatttattcattcgAAGTGCACCGTCCAGGAGAGGGAAGGTTTATGGATCGAGTTGTTGAATGACAAGCCGGAGGTAAAACCATGGTTTCTTGTGGGGGACTTTAATGTTATCTTAAATGCAGAGAAAAAAAGGGGTGGCCTACCTTTTAGACATGCTCAGGGGATAGAATTATCACAGTTTATGTCATTGGCGGAAGTTGGGGATGCTGGGTTCTCTGGGTCTAGGTACACATGGTGTAACAATCGGAAGGGTATTTTAAGAGTTTGGAAGCGGCTAGACAGGCTTTTGCTCAACTCAGCTGCTATGCTTATGGAGAGTAATATTTTAGTGCAGCACTTGGGGAGAAACCCCTCTGATCATGCTCCTCTTTTGATATCGGCATCAACGAGATTAGATGACAAGCCACGGCCATTCAAATTCCTAAATATTTGGACCACAAAACCAGGTTTTATGGATGTGATTAACGAGAGTTGGTCTATTTCCTCCCCTGGTTCCCCCCTTCAGGTTTTGTCGGCTAAACTGCGACGGGTTAAACAGGCACTAAGACTATGGTCAAGGGAATCTGTTGGTGACATCTTCTTGGCGATTCGGACAGTAGAACACAGGGTGCTGGAAGCTGAAATAGATCATGATAACCATCCGTTAGAAAAGTCGTTGGTGGCTGTACAAGAGGCACGTGCAAGATTGAAGCATACTTTG GAAGTAAATGAAGTAATTTTTTCAATGGACGAGGAGAGTGCTGCTGGTCCGGATGGTTTCACGGGAAAGTTTTTCATGTCTACTTGGGAGGTGGTCGCTATGGATATTCAAAGGGCTATTGTCCGTTTCTTTTGTGGCACAATGTTGCCAAGAAGTGTCTCAGCtacttcaattgttttactacCCAAGATACAATGCCCTCAAGATTTCACTCAATATCGCCCAATAAGTTTATGCAATTTTATCAATAAGGTCATTTCCAAGATTTTATCTTTCCGATTGGCAAAGGTTCTTCCTCACATTATCTCACCGTAG